The genomic segment aGAGGTGGTGAGGAAGCAATTTGTCTAGGGTTTCATGGTTGCAGGGCAGGGACTGGATCTGCTGGGACTAGAGCTGGTCCCCAGAGGGCTGGCTGggggcctcccccccccccctccagtcTCACTGACTTCTCTGACTTGACCCAGGGGAAGCCATCACAGTTGCAGTCCCAGTTCCGACTCACGTACACCATGATCCTGAACCTGCTGCGGGTGGACGCCCTCAGGGTGGAAGACATGATGAAGAGAAGCTTTTCCGAGTTTCCATCCCGCAAGGACAGCAAGGTGAGGAGATTGGGATGACCAGTATACTGGGCAGGCTGTTGGGACGAGGGAAGCCAGGCTGGGAAGGGGCAGGCACCTAGAGACTGGGGGTGCAGGCAGGGAGGGTGGCACACTAGGCCTGGGGACTGTCCTTTCACACTTCCCCCCACTTCCACCCAGGCCCATGAACAGGCTCTAGATGAACTGACCAAGAGACTAGGGGCCTTGGAGGAACCTGACACGACTGGCCAACTGGTTGACCTGTCTGAGTATTATGGCTGGGGGGAGGAACTGACAGAGACCCGGAGCTTGATCCAGGTGAGTGGGTGTTGGAGGCAtgatggagggaggagagaatgagACACTCTGGGTGCTCCTGAACCTAGGCCCGGCCTAGTCCCTGTGATGTCCGTATGATGCCTCCTCCGCTCTCTACTCTTTAGCGACGCATCATGGAGTCTGTGAATGGGCTCAAGTCTCTCTCAGCGGGAAGGGTGGTGGTTGTGAAGAATCAGGAGTATCACAACACattgggtgtgatcctgcaggTGAGGGCAGTGGAAACTTGGaccccagagggaaggagggagaaaggagggagtggggggagacCCTATCTCCATCTTCCCCAGTTGGCTGTGGTGGTTATAGTCACAATGGTACACTCATATCCCCTGTTGCTCTCCTTTCCTGTTGCTACCACTTTGTGCCTACCTCCTTGTCCTTTCCTGAAGACTGTTCTGATGGGCTTGGTTACCAGTCCATCCTGGTGGGCTTTGCAGTtgctctgtgtccctgcctgAGGGTGGGGACCTGCTCTCCATCTTTGATGTCTACTCCTCACAttgccctggcctggcctccccacctgccctaGGTCTCCTCGAATTCTGCCAGCAGGGTATTTACAACCCTGGTCCTGTGTGATAAACCGGTGTCTGAGGACCCACAGGAGAGGGCGCCAGCCACCCCTGATGTGCCATACCCGGATGACCTTGTGGGATTCAAGCTGTTCCTGCCTGAAGGTGAGCATGGGACAGATGTCCAAGTTCCTGACAGCAGTGTGGAAAGGATGCCTGGGTCCAGGGTATTGTTTGACTCTGCTCTCCCCTTTGCACAGGGCCCTGTGACCACACAGTGGCCAAGCTCCAGCCCGGAGATGTAGCCACTATCACCACCAAGGTGCTCCGAGTGAATGGGGAGAAGATCTTGGAGGACTTCAGCAAGAGGCAGCAACCAAAATTCAAGTCAGAGATTCTggagagatctttttttcttgGGAGGGACTATGTAACAGGGTATGGGGAGGTGTGGTTGGGGCGTCAGGGGCTTCTGTGGAAGAAAAGACTCTGCCCTAGGTCTCAAGACTTTGCTCCTTCCTCAGGAAGGATCCTCCCATTGCAGCCGTGACCACTGCTGTCCAGGAACTGCTGCGTCTGGCTCAGGCCTACCCAGCAGGACCCCCGACCCTTGACCCTGTCAATGACCTGCAGCTCAAGGATGTGTCTGTGGTAGAGGGGGGGCTCCGGGCCCGGAAGCTGGAGGAGCtgatctggggggctcagtgtgTGCACAGCCCCCGTTTCTCTGCCCAGGTAGGTCCTGAATGCCAGCTCCCAAGTTGAGAAGTGGGGGCTGTGGTTCCCTTCTGGTCCCCTGTAGACCGGCCAGCCCCATCTCTGCCCTTGTCCTCCATGCCACCTCACCTTGCGGCATGAGGAAGGCTTACGTGCTTCTGCTGGTGGCTGTCTGCAGTACGTGAAGCTGCGAGAGCGAATGCAGATACAGAAGGAGATGGAGCGCCTGCGCTTCCTGCTGTCAGATCAATCACTGCTGCTGCTCCCAGAATATCATCAGCGAGTAGAGGTGGGAGGGGtactgggggcgggagggggggttGGCTAGCGAGGGAGAAGATAGCAGGCTCCCAACACCCACCGTCTTTCTTCAGGTGCTCCGAACCCTGGGTTACGTAGATGAGGCGGGCACCGTGAAGCTGGCAGGGAGGGTGGCTTGCGCCATGAGCAGCCATGAGCTGCTCCTCACTGAGCTCATGTTTGACAATGCTCTGAGTGCCCTGCGGCCAGAGGAGATTGCAGCCCTACTCTCCGGCCTGGTCTGCCAgagccctggggaccctggggagcAGCTCCCAAGTACCCTCAAACAGGTATGGGACACCCACCCCACTTCCTCTCCTTTGGCTGTGGCATtcctgagccccacccccacaagTTCTCCAAGTGACCCCCCTCTAGCCCTGTGAAGTGCCCCTAAGAGCTGGAATGCCTTCTTCCTTATCTGGGCTACCCTGCTCctggagaaggaaggcagggcCTGAGCCTCTTATTCTGACATCTGCAGGGAGTGGAACGTGTCCGGGCTGTGGCCAGGCGGAtcggtgaggtccaggtggcctGTGGCCTGAACCAGACAGTGGAGGAATTTGTCGGGGAGCTGAATTTTGGGCTGGTTGAGGTTGTGTACGAGTGGGCCCGTGGCATGGTGAGTGACTGGGGTTTTGTGGGTGGCTGGTTGGGGAGAGGCTGCCCAGGTCTATCTACCACATTCTTGCTTCCCCCACAGCCCTTTTCCGAGTTGGCGGGGCTGTCAGGGACCCCTGAGGGCCTGGTGGTCCGCTGCATCCAGCGCCTGGCTGAGATGTGTCGCTCGCTGAGGGGGGCAGCCCGCCTGGTAGGTGAGCCTGTGCTAGGTGCCAAGATGGAGACGGCAGCTACCCTGCTACGGAGGGACATCGTCTTTGCTGCCAGCCTGTACACTCAGTGAATGCTGTCTGTGTAAAAATGTAGTAATAAAATAGCAAACCCCTGCCTGTCCTTAAGGTGTTGGGCAGGGATGACTCAGGCAAAAgacacagcaagaaaaaaaagaagacacagcaagaaCCACCTAGAAATATGCTTTTATCTGTGCACATGGAGACAGGACCAGCCCCTTTGAAGTTTCAGTCCTTGGGGGAAGGTGTCTTGGGGGGTGATGGGAGGTCCTGGGTCATGGCTTCCACATACCACGTGGGCAGGAAGGCATAGGGTGCATCTTGATGTTTAGACACCGTGACTGGGCTGCCAGGCTCCCAGGAGAAGAGATGGACAAGCCTAAGGGGCACATGGGGTCACAGGTTGAGGGCTGGAGGAGAGCTCCGGAGACCCAGAAGGCAGGGGCAGAGATGAATGCCTCACCTGGGGTCATCCTGGACAACTGTGTTCTGGGCAAAGCTAAGGAAGGCAGCACAGAAGTTCATGCACACGGAGGGATTCCAGCCATCACGGTCATTCTGGAGGGCCGAGGAGGAGGTGGAAGGCAGGTGGTGAGGGGGAAGACAGGAAAGGGGAAGGCGGACTGCTGCCCCGCATAGTGGACCTGTGATCTGGGTGCGGGGGACGCTGGTGGGAGCTGCAGCACCACTGCCTTACCCTGACATACTCGAACATTTCCATGGTAGGAAAGGTCTTGAGGGAACAGATGAAACCTTCTGGGTTACGGAAGCCAGCAACGACATTTGGGACCCCCAGAAGGAATGACTGAGCCCACCATTTTAGGAGCTTATGTCTGTCAGGAAAGGCAAGGGGTCAGTAgggccctccccccactccccagcttctccctcttccccccgcccccatcccttTTCCAGCTGTGTGCTCTAGGCTCTcctcctacccacccccaccctgaacCTGTAGAAGCTCCTCCAGTGGCCAGGCCTGTGCATCTCTTTCGCGGTCTTGAGCTCCACATAGCAGGTGGGGGGCTGTGTGGATGGGGCCTGGGGGTCTGTGCAGTCTACCTCCCCTGAGAAGAGCAGAGGGTGGTTTCCCAGGCGGCTTCGTAGCACAGAGCAGAAGGCCACATTGGTGTTAACATCCCCAGACGGGTCTGGGGAGCTTTCAGGTTTGTCTGCACAAGGAGAAGCAGCAACAAGGGAGGGGACTTTCAatctctggggaagggggagagggctCCAGAGCAGACGCAACTCTCACCTGCACACATGTACTGCTCAAACTTGTACCCCATGTACATGAGCTCCCGGAGGAGGGGTGGCCGGGCGAGCCTCTGGGCCCGAGCTGCTGGTGTCTCTACCTCACTCAGATATAGTGTCCCCTGGAAGCGGGAAGCTGCCAGCTGCCAGCCTTCCTGCTGCTCATACGGTGTCGTCAGCAATTTTGTCAGGTGCCCCCGCCATGTCACTATGGCCCCTGCTAGCCAGCCTGGACCCCTGAGGGAGGAGTGAGAAGCATTAGCTCAGGTGATTTTCCCAAAGAGCCTAGGTTCCTTCTAAAGACCGAACTCACTCCAGCTTTGGCTCTCCTAATTTTAGAGAGTGGGTGCAGGTCTCCAGATCTACATGTGTGCTTGCTTTGCTCACCCCTCCAGCTGGCCTCGGTGATCCAGGAGCCAGCGAAGCAGGTGGTCCAGCCCTTCTCGGACCTCCTCATCCCTGGGCTGGTATCGATCAGGGTATCCATCTCTGAGGTCAAATTTGGGGCCTTGGCCATAGGTAGGGGGTGGGCTGTAGTAGCGCAAGGCGTGAGCATCCCCGTGGTACTGGCGTTGTGCATCCAGGGAGAAGCAGCCCAGCTCGGAAGGGCGCCGGTAGAAAGGAAAGGGGCCAGAGTAGAGGGCAGGGTCTGTGGGCAGCGAGAGTGCCGGGCGCGCGAGTTTGTTCCGAGGCTCGGCTACATCTGCCTCCTCCGCTCTTCTCTTGGTCTCTCTGCGATCCATGAGGTCCTGAGAGCTGGGGCCTAGGGAGTTATCCTTTTACGGAGGAGGCCCGGGAAAGGGGGACTCTGGGTCTGGACTAAGCGAGCCTCCCGACGGCCAGGCTCTGGCCCCGAGCACAAACAAGACAGCCGCGCAGCCCACCCCTCCTCTTGCCCTGCGCCCCGCTGCCGACGCCTCAAACGcggtgggggctggggaaggctgTCCGGGCGCAGATCACCGGCCCGCAGGCCTCAAAGCCCGCCTCCTCCACGGAGCGGAGACGTCACGCCGGTGCGTCCAGGAGTCGGGAGGCGCGCAAAGGTGGTGTCCGCGCTCCGAGTCGCGCTCAGCGACAGACGCGGGGGCGCGCTTCCCCCGGGAGCTCGCGCTCCGCCCGCCGCCCACGCGCTCCCggcccccgctccccgctcccggcCCCGCACCCGCGCAGGAGGCCAGTCCCGGCGGGTGGCAGCGCTGCTCGGGGCCGCGCGGAGAGGGCCAGCGGAAGCTCTTGGGGCGCGTCATCCTTACCGCGCCGGGCGGGCCTCCAGGGAGCCTCGCGTCAATGCCCTGCGCCGGAAGAGCCGTCTCCGCGCCCCCTCCCTCGGCGCCGGCCTCTTCCCCCGCCTGAACCCCGGGATATGAGCCGCAAGAGGCAGGGTCTGGTCCCGGACCCCTTTGGGCTGAAGCGGCGGCGGGAGCGAGGGCAGGCCGAGGCGGATCCCCTGAGGGGCGAGTCGGGTAAGCGCGGTGGCCCGGGGCCAGGCTGGGagcgcgccgccgcccgccgcggtGACCGGTCTCTCCGTCCAGGGTCGGCGCGCGCCGCGGTCGCCGAGCTGGTGCAGCTGTTCCCGCGAGGCCTGTTCGAGGACGCGCTGCCGCCCATCGCGCTGCGGAGCCAGGTGTACAGCCTGCTGCCCGACCGGACGGCGGCCGACCGGCAGCTGGTGAGCGGCGTCGGGGCGGCGGACGGAAGCCGCGCCCGGCCTCGCCGGAGGGCCACGGGCCCCTGACCCCAGTGGGTCCGCGGGTCTCCCGGGGTGGCCACGGACCTCGCGGAAAGACCCTCCGGCAGGAGAGCAGGCCACATCGTGGAGGCGGAGGAGCGACTCCTGTGAAAACGGAGTCCTCGGGCGTAGTCGGAGCCTTCCATCGCGGGGAATGCCGGCGGCCGCGTCCCAGTGTGGTCGCCGTCCTACCCGTGAGGCGACGCTGGAGGATACCGTTAGCCCGGAGAGGGGACGCCGTGCCGCGGGGGTCGGAGGAAGGGAGATAGGCAGGGAGATCGGTTAGGAAGACGTGGCGGCGGCCAACTGGCGAAGGCCTCAAGGAGGGTAGTGCAGTAGGAGGGCGAGGGTGGGTGACGGTGAGGAGCGTGGGGAGCAGTCCGGGTGATTCAGGTTTTCCAGATGGCAGGACTCAGTGGGGGGAGTGAGTAGAGTAGGGACGCGCTGAGGCGCGGGGGCAGGCGATACATTTTGGAGGACTTGGAGGTGCTTGGGAAGCGTCTGAAGGCAAGTGTGTAGTAGACAGTTGGATGTGAGGGACTGGAGAGAATTCTGAGCCAGTGATACTAGAGTTGTTACGGTTCATTCAGTCTGCGGAGGTAGGCGAGATCGGGTAGGAAGAGTAGAAGAGTGGTTTTTAACCTTTTTACAGACTTTAAGAGATAAAGCTATGGCCTTTCTCTccagaaaaatgcatatatgcCGCATACATAGAAggtatatgtgcatttttttttttttttaagggggagggTGGGTTGTTTTACAGATCCTCTGAGGTCCAGGGTTAAGGACCTCAAGTTTAGAGTGAAAGGGCCAAATCTACAAAGCTAAGAGATACCCACATTtaaggcagtgtttctcaaagtatgtCCCGAGTTCCACCTGTATCAGAATTACCTGGGCTGCTTGTTAGAAAATACAGGTTCCTGGGACTCACCTAAAGCTAATAGATGCAGATCTCTTGAAGTGGGACCTGGGAATCTACATTCTGAATTACTGTCCCAAGTGATTCTTAATGTTCCTTAAAATTTGGGACCCATTGTTGTAAagggaaagcagaggaagaggagtctCGTCTCTGGAAGAGGCTGGGAAGGAATTGTCAGAGTTAGGAGGAACCCAGGAAGAGGCCTGTTGAGAAAGCAAATAGATTTTCAAGGAGGTGGAATAGTTGGCAGTGTTAGAACCTGTGATTTAAGGCCAGTAAATTAAGTAAGGTAATACCCCAAATCAGTCCATTGGATTTAGCATGTGGAAGATTAATGGTAACCTGTCAGGacaaaaagagggaagaaaaggaagttgGAGACTAGCTCCACTCTCGGGAGGAAGCAAGTTAGATAGaaccactcctttttttttttagattttatttgtttatttatgagaaacacacggcgagagaagcagagacataggcagagggagaagcaggctccatgcagggagctcgatgtgggactccatctcgggactccaggatcacaccttgggccgaaggcaggcgccaaaccgctgagccacccagggatcccccatagaaCCACTCCTTACAGAGTATTTGTTATTTGTAATTTACTGATGgtagcctaatttttaaaaagctttaaaaattgcacaaagaaaatataaacacacgATTTAAAGAATGTTCATAAAGCAGATACCCATAAAGCAACTACCACCTAAGGCAGACTATAGCCACATACATCACTCTCTGATGGAAATGAGTTGTGTCCCTTGGTGATAACTATGGTCCTGACCCGTATGATAATTGTTCCCTTGGTTTTCTTTATACCACCTATGTGTTTACCCGTAAACAACATAGCCCAGTTTTATCCATTTTTGACCTTGATGTAAATAAAGTAATATGTATGGATGTATGTACTGTATTTATACCGTGTTTCATTAGGTGGATACTTTTGAAATTCTCAGTTTCATGTAGTGATAGTGCATTTGCTTTCATATATTCCTATTTTGTGAATATATCCCATTTTGTCAGTTCTAGTGAAAAATTTCCTATGTTTCTAGGAAATTGttagtcatttaaatttttaaattttctaatttagatAAAGTCTGTAGTCTTGTTTTACTGTCTATTGGATGTGTAGTGATGAccctttttcattctttagaTTATCTGTGCTTTTTTCtagtcccaccccaccccccattttcTTGGTCAGTCTCACCAGGGGCTTATCAATTTTAATAGTCTTTCAGTGAATTAATGCTTAGTTTTGTAGCTCtctcatgttttctgttttattgacgCTTTCTCTCTACTGTtgggtttattttactttttttcccattatttcatcctcttcctttctgatatatGCACGTCAAGTTGTCGTTTATCATAAGCACATGCAGATATATATAGTTTTGGCACGTATTTTAATTATGattcagtttaaaatatattgtaacatttttgtgagttttttcttTGACCAAGGGCTGATTAGAAATGTGACTTAATTTTATACAATTTCATATTACCTAGTTGTTACTGATCTCTGACACAAATGGTATTGTGGCCAGAGAACATACACACTATGATTTCAGTCATTGGAAGTTTATTGAGACTATGTGGTCAGTTTTGCTAGTCTATGTATATTtgaagagaatatatatttttcaattgttaATGTAAGTTATTTCCTCACCGAGTCTGCTCTGTTCTGTGAATTTATAGTGGGTTAGTATACTTTTGAGATTTTGGacttgctattatttcttcagatacttTCCCTCACCCAAAATCTCGACCACTAATTCCTTGAAGGCAGGGCCTATGTGTTAATCACTACTTTATCTTAGTGTCTGGCGTATGATTGgttttatgaaatatatgttGATTGATAGGGAACTGATGAGATGGGTGGATAGAAAGGTGGGTAAGTAATTTGAAAAGACTACTTAGTAAACCACCTGATTCTTTCCCCACAGTTTTTCCTTTGCTTAGAGAAAAACTCCCCAATATTGACAATAAAATCTCCCTGCCCAGAAGTTCCCAGAGATAGCAGAGTGGCTTACCCTGATGCCCTTCTTTTTATTGCCATCTCTCTGGAAACAGAAGGAGCTTCAAGAGCAGGGGGAGATCAGAATCGTCCAGCTAGGCTTTGACTTGGACGCCCATGGGATCATCTTCACTGAGGACTACAGGACCAGAGTGCgtgtaactgtgtgtgtgtgggggggggcggggcaggctgGGAAGTTGAAgagtggaaggaaaaagaaacatactcTCTTACTCTGTGTCACAGAGAGGACATGGGGCTCTGCTGAGCAGTAATATGAACGAGAGGGAAATGAGGGAAAGTCTGAGAGGTAGAAGGACATGAGTGAAAGGGAAAACCAGAAGAGAAATGTCCTGAAGGGGTCAgtggagggtgagggtggggccaGACTGCATCTGTCATCTCTGGTTCCAGGTCCTCAGGGCCTGTGATGGCCGACCATATGCTGGGGCAGTGCAGAAGTTTCTGGCTTTGGTACTTCCAGCCTGTGGGGACCTTAGCTTCCAGCAGGACCAAATGACAGAGACCTTCGGCTTCAGGGACCCAGAGATCACGTGAGACTTGGGGGACCAATAGAACTTCCCTGTTTCCTCCCAGTCCCATCAagccttttccttcttccagtgCACCTACCAAAAAGATAGACTCTTCTTTTTAGTAAAATGACCTAAATTTGTACTCTTTCACCAAGAGAGGAGGCCTGTCTTTACCTGAGGCCTTAGAAAGAATACTGGTCTAAAATCCAGGAGCTCTGGATGGCTAATCCAATGACTAGTTGCCCACCAGGTACCATAAGTGCCTGTTGTGAACCCTGCTGAGACTAAGAGAATAGAGAGGGGTATGAGCTTGGGATGGTCCTAAAGCCTTCTCATTAAAAAGCAGAAACTGGGGTGAAGTGAGGATTCCATTTCATGGGGCCTTATCTGGCTCAGGTTCCCTATGTTGTAACCCAAGGTATATGtgaaagcattttatatatttttagtaagaCATGGGAGGATCCATGGTGAGGCCTGGGGAAGGCAAGTGGCAGGAGCACAGAAGAAAGGCCCTTGTTTATCCCCTGGGGTTAGGCCAAGAGTATGTGAGGGCATGTGgtcaaggaggaggaagagaggagaagcagCTTTAGTTGAACAGGTAAtagtaagaggaaaagaaagtgggggtgggaggcagtcTAGGAAGAGGAATGGAAGCAAGGGCCTGGGGCGTTAAACAGCAAGGTGAGCAGAGAACCACTCGGGGTGGGCTACTGTTACCTAGTCCCCTTGCATGGTTGTGCAGTTTTGGGGAGACAGTGTCCAAGTGTCAGTAGGCCTCCTCTCCTGGCTTCTCGCCCTCCTTAGGCATCTGGTGAATGCTGGAGTCCTCACTGTCCGAGATGCTGGGAGTTGGTGGCTAGCCGTGCCTGGGGCTGGGagattcatcaaatattttgttaaaggtaTTCTATCTGCAGCTCAAGTCCTCAGCCCTTTAAGGACACCTTTGGGTAGCTCCTTGGGGCCCAAGCCTTATGCCTTTCCCCTCTCCTGTGCCACTTCTCCAGGGCGCCAGGCTGTCCTCAGCATGGTCCGGAAGGCCAAGTACCGAGAGCTACTCCTATCAGAGCTTTTGGGCCGGCGGGCACCTGCCTCGGTGCGACTTGGCCTCACTTACCACGTGCACGACCTCATTGGGGCCCAGCTAGTGGACTGGTGAGTCTCGCCCTCAGCCTCTAGCAGATGATAAGGCAGTGAACCAAGGTTGGACTCCCTCCTGGGACTATCCCAGGCCAAGCTCTGAGTTTTACCCAGACTTTTGGCCTAGGTATCTGGCTCCAGCCTCgtcttttcttttgcttgcaCAGTGTCTCCACCACTTCTGGAACTCTCCTCCGCCTGCCGGAGACGTGAGGATTCTGCTCATCATTGCATATCTCTGCAGAGTGGGTTGAGAGGGGTCCAGGAGTATGTCCAGTGGTGGATGAGATAGGGTCACCTTGGGAAGACGTAGGAGCCCGGATGAGTGTTGGGCTTGCATCTGCATAAAGGGTCAGACGTGATTGCTGCTGTTTACCTGGGCTCTGACCCAGTGGTGGGGTTTGGGCAATGCTTCTCTGCCCTTCTGTGGGACTGGAGCCACAAACCGTGCCAAGGCCATGGCTCTTGCCTTTCACACAGCAAAGTACTGCTGTCGCTCTTGGGATA from the Canis lupus dingo isolate Sandy chromosome 12, ASM325472v2, whole genome shotgun sequence genome contains:
- the STK19 gene encoding serine/threonine-protein kinase 19 isoform X2, translating into MRNTRREKQRHRQREKQAPCRELDVGLHLGTPGSHLGPKKELQEQGEIRIVQLGFDLDAHGIIFTEDYRTRVLRACDGRPYAGAVQKFLALVLPACGDLSFQQDQMTETFGFRDPEITHLVNAGVLTVRDAGSWWLAVPGAGRFIKYFVKGRQAVLSMVRKAKYRELLLSELLGRRAPASVRLGLTYHVHDLIGAQLVDCVSTTSGTLLRLPET
- the DXO gene encoding decapping and exoribonuclease protein; translated protein: MDRRETKRRAEEADVAEPRNKLARPALSLPTDPALYSGPFPFYRRPSELGCFSLDAQRQYHGDAHALRYYSPPPTYGQGPKFDLRDGYPDRYQPRDEEVREGLDHLLRWLLDHRGQLEGGPGWLAGAIVTWRGHLTKLLTTPYEQQEGWQLAASRFQGTLYLSEVETPAARAQRLARPPLLRELMYMGYKFEQYMCADKPESSPDPSGDVNTNVAFCSVLRSRLGNHPLLFSGEVDCTDPQAPSTQPPTCYVELKTAKEMHRPGHWRSFYRHKLLKWWAQSFLLGVPNVVAGFRNPEGFICSLKTFPTMEMFEYVRNDRDGWNPSVCMNFCAAFLSFAQNTVVQDDPRLVHLFSWEPGSPVTVSKHQDAPYAFLPTWYVEAMTQDLPSPPKTPSPKD
- the STK19 gene encoding serine/threonine-protein kinase 19 isoform X1 yields the protein MSRKRQGLVPDPFGLKRRRERGQAEADPLRGESGSARAAVAELVQLFPRGLFEDALPPIALRSQVYSLLPDRTAADRQLKELQEQGEIRIVQLGFDLDAHGIIFTEDYRTRVLRACDGRPYAGAVQKFLALVLPACGDLSFQQDQMTETFGFRDPEITHLVNAGVLTVRDAGSWWLAVPGAGRFIKYFVKGRQAVLSMVRKAKYRELLLSELLGRRAPASVRLGLTYHVHDLIGAQLVDCVSTTSGTLLRLPET